In Flavobacterium praedii, the DNA window TTTAAAAAATATTGGTAAAAATGTACAGGTTGATATTTTCTTTCACCACTTTAATGTACAAGTCTTTCAAAAATTAATAAATGATAGTAATGGGAATTACACCAAATATATTATCATGCCTACCAACTTAATCGATGTAGCAGCATTTATAAAAACCCTACCAGTAAATGATGTAATTATCCTAGATCAAACCAATGATAATCTAAAATCCTTTCCTGCCATCTACCAAAATCACAGAAAAGACATCTGCGAGGGTTTGTCTAAGGGAAAGTCGAGATTGAACAAATACAACAAACTCATTTTGATTTTTCCGGGTTTTAGAGAACCTATGGGAATGAAAATCGGTTTTGAGGATTTTTGTAAAGAATACTCATATGATTATGAAGTTATCAATGATTTTACCGATAATGAAATTATAATTGGCGGTGTTTACATTATTCCAAATGACCGAGATTTGGTTCACGTAATTGAAAAAGCAAGGCAACAAAATTTAAAATTAGGAACCGATTTTGGAATCATTTCCTACAATGAAACCCCGCTAAAAAAAGTGGTATCGAATGGGATTACCACTATTTCAACAGATTTTACTACCATGGGAAAACTACTCGCACAAATGGTCCTAAAAGGAAAAAAAGAACAAATCGAAAACAAAAGTGCCTTGATTATTAGAAACTCCTTGTAATTGATTTTTATAAATTTTACCTATTTATAAAAAACTATCTTTTTAAAAAAATTTGTAATTAACTGCAGCATTTATCAAATAAATTCGACTTTACAATTTTTTAATATGAAAAAGGTTCTAAACAAATATATGTTTAGAACCTTTTTTATATTTAATATCAAATTTAACTTTATTACAATTAGTAAAATTTGACCTATTTTTTTATAAACTTTTGAGAATATTGCTCTTCATTTTCAAATTTTATCTTTATGATGTAAACCCCCTCTTTTAAATTACTAACATCAATAGTGTTGTTAAAAGGGATACCTCTTTGTATTAAATTTCCTTGAATACCAATTATTTGATAATTCATAGTAGGCAAATGAGTCTCAATTTTAAGCAAATCACTTACTGGGTTTGGATAGATTTTTACTGTATTTTCCTTTGAGATTAAATCAGTAACTCCAAGTGTATCTGTCCAAGTATAAGAAAAACCATCTGTTACATTCAGCAATTCAGCAGTTTGATTATTAGCTCCAGTCATACCATTGCTAAAAACCACACTAACACTTGTTGCGCCAACTATAGTATATTTATAAAAACCATTTTCATAAGTAGTCATCGTTGCTCCAGGAAAAATACTGTTAGCAATACTTCCAGCAGGAATAGCATTCCAATAATGAATTTTCGGAACAGATATCCAAGTAGTTGGTGGCTTGAAATAAACAGTAAGAGTATTCGGAGTTACAAAACGATAGACTTCTGTTTTTACAGCTGAACTCGCATTAGAAGTGTTTTTTACAAAAGCTTTCAAAGTCGTATTTGCTGTTATTGCCAATGATTTGGTTCCAACGGAAGAACTCGATGCCGTAGTTGGTTCGGTTCCATCTGTAGTATAATAAATCGTAGAGGTATTGACATTGGCTGTCAAAACTACATTTACTGTGTTACCAGTTGTAAATGAACTTCCTGCTGGAGCAATAGTCAAATCTGGAGCTAGATTGAAACTATACACTTCTGTTTTTACAGCGGAACTCAAATTGGATGTGTTTTTTACAAAAGCCTTCAATGTCGTATTCGCTGTTATTGCTAATGATTTCGTTCCAACAGCAGAACTAGATGCTGTAGTTGGTTCAGTCCCATCTGTAGTGTAATAAATAGTAGAAGTATTGACATTGGCCGTCAAAACTACATTTACTGTGTTACCAGTTGTAAACGAACCTCCTGCTGGAGCAATTGTCAAATCTGGAGCTAGACTGAAACTATACACTTCTGTTTTTACAGCTGAACTTGCATTGGACGTATTTTTTACAAAAGCTTTCAAAGTCGTATTCGCTGTTATTGCTAATGATTTCGTACCAACGGAAGAACTCGATGCCGTAGTTGGTTCGGTTCCATCTGTAGTATAATAAATCGTAGAGGTATTGACATTGGCCGTCAAAACTACATTTACTGTGTTACCAGTTGTAAATGAACCTCCTGCTGGAGCAATAGTCAAATCTGGAGCTAGACTGAAACTATACACTTCTGTTTTTACAGCTGAACTCGCATTAGAAGTGTTTTTTACAAAAGCTTTTAAAGTCATATTCGCTGTTATTGCTAATGATTTCGTACCAACAGCAGAACTAGATGCTGTAGTTGGTTCAGTCCCATCTGTAGTGTAATAAATTGTTGATGTATTGACATTGGCCGTCAAAACTACATTTACTGTGTTACCAGTTGTAAACGAACCTCCTGCTGGAGCAATAGTCAAATCTGGAGCTAGACTGAAACTATACACTTCTGTTTTTACAGCAGAACTCGCATTGGATGTGTTTTTTACAAAAGCCTTCAATGTCGTATTCGTTGTTATTGCCAATGATTTGGTTCCAACAGCAGAACTAGATGCTGTAGTTGGTTCAGTCCCATCTGTAGTGTAATAAATCGTAGAAGTATTGACATTGGCCGTCAAAACAACATTCACTGTATTTCCAGTTGTAAACGAACCTCCTGCTGGAGCAATTGTCAAATCTGGAGCTAGACTGAAACTATACACTTCTGTTTTTACTGCTGAACTTGCATTGGACGTATTTTTTACAAAAGTTTTCAAAGTCGTATTTGCTGTTATTGCTAATGATTTCGTACCAACAGCAGAACTAGATGCTGTAGTTGGCTCAGTTCCATCTGTAGTGTAATAAATAGTAGAAGTATTGACATTGGCCGTCAAAACAACATTCACTGTATTTCCAGTTGTAAACGAACCTCCTGCTGGAGCAATTGTCAAATCTGGAGCAATAGGACATCTTCCAACTGGTTCTGCAGTTAACCAACCTCCATCATAATACTTAATTCCAGCAGTTGCAGTTAGATTGGTCGTTTGTAACGTTCCATCATTAAAAATCACACTGGAAGCACTTACTGTAGATGGAAAAGTAAAAGTATACCAATCGCCGCAATCGGGAGTCATAGCCACTCCAGGCCAAGTTACTGCCGTTGTTGTTCCTGTTGTTGCCCAATAATAAATTTTTACTGAAGAACTCCAAGTCGAAGGTTTTTTGAAATATACAGTAAATGGAGGAGCAGTACTAAAAGTATAAGTTTCTGTTTTTACAGCAGAACTAACATTTAAAGTATTTTTAACAAATGCTTTCACAATTGTATTTGAAGTAATTACCAAACTTTTTGAACCAACAGCCGATGCTGATGCTGTAGTAGGTTCTGAACCGTCCGTTGTATAATAAATTGTAGAAGTGTTTAAATTGGCTGTCAAAACAGCATTTACAGTTGTTCCTATATTGTAAGTACCGCCTGCATCTACAATAGTTAAACTTGGCACATCTACCGCACTCAGTTTATCCCAAATTGCAAAACCTGTTCCGGACAATTTTAGAATCCATCCTGTGCCTGATGGCGACCAAT includes these proteins:
- a CDS encoding GntR family transcriptional regulator, which codes for MKIISIQNNLGIPKYKQIIQSIEKAIEEEKLTKGDRLPSVNKVCLAFSLSRDTVLLGYDELKKRGIIYAIPGKGYYVKSVEITIKQKIFLLFDELNIFKEDIYNSFLKNIGKNVQVDIFFHHFNVQVFQKLINDSNGNYTKYIIMPTNLIDVAAFIKTLPVNDVIILDQTNDNLKSFPAIYQNHRKDICEGLSKGKSRLNKYNKLILIFPGFREPMGMKIGFEDFCKEYSYDYEVINDFTDNEIIIGGVYIIPNDRDLVHVIEKARQQNLKLGTDFGIISYNETPLKKVVSNGITTISTDFTTMGKLLAQMVLKGKKEQIENKSALIIRNSL
- a CDS encoding chitobiase/beta-hexosaminidase C-terminal domain-containing protein is translated as MKNKFLLTIILIGCFCSYVFSQTKATGREVMIQGFHWTTDVSATKWYEVIKSNSAALQTAGFDAIWLPPPSKSTGGMGYIPTVWYDLNNAQGTQAQLVSLITDLHSKNIKVIADIVINHRGGTLGWYDFSTPSWNTPTETWSICNNSNISASGQKGTGAPDYDPVAAGLKSPGESGSFSAARDLDHSNALVREGIKTWMNWLKTDIGFDGWRYDFVHGYDGKYIKEYNDATSPYFSVGEILEGNRDRIVKWIDYTKAGTTTASSAAFDFATKSTLQNAFNDNNLSYLKDGNGKASGLIGVWPSNAVTMLDNHDTGPAPYGQDLWVFPGGQVLKGYAYLLTHPGTPMVWWPHYFNWGIKTEIDAMIKIRKDNQLSSTSALNIVAATTNLYAAIIDDKVAMKLGSDNWSPSGTGWILKLSGTGFAIWDKLSAVDVPSLTIVDAGGTYNIGTTVNAVLTANLNTSTIYYTTDGSEPTTASASAVGSKSLVITSNTIVKAFVKNTLNVSSAVKTETYTFSTAPPFTVYFKKPSTWSSSVKIYYWATTGTTTAVTWPGVAMTPDCGDWYTFTFPSTVSASSVIFNDGTLQTTNLTATAGIKYYDGGWLTAEPVGRCPIAPDLTIAPAGGSFTTGNTVNVVLTANVNTSTIYYTTDGTEPTTASSSAVGTKSLAITANTTLKTFVKNTSNASSAVKTEVYSFSLAPDLTIAPAGGSFTTGNTVNVVLTANVNTSTIYYTTDGTEPTTASSSAVGTKSLAITTNTTLKAFVKNTSNASSAVKTEVYSFSLAPDLTIAPAGGSFTTGNTVNVVLTANVNTSTIYYTTDGTEPTTASSSAVGTKSLAITANMTLKAFVKNTSNASSAVKTEVYSFSLAPDLTIAPAGGSFTTGNTVNVVLTANVNTSTIYYTTDGTEPTTASSSSVGTKSLAITANTTLKAFVKNTSNASSAVKTEVYSFSLAPDLTIAPAGGSFTTGNTVNVVLTANVNTSTIYYTTDGTEPTTASSSAVGTKSLAITANTTLKAFVKNTSNLSSAVKTEVYSFNLAPDLTIAPAGSSFTTGNTVNVVLTANVNTSTIYYTTDGTEPTTASSSSVGTKSLAITANTTLKAFVKNTSNASSAVKTEVYRFVTPNTLTVYFKPPTTWISVPKIHYWNAIPAGSIANSIFPGATMTTYENGFYKYTIVGATSVSVVFSNGMTGANNQTAELLNVTDGFSYTWTDTLGVTDLISKENTVKIYPNPVSDLLKIETHLPTMNYQIIGIQGNLIQRGIPFNNTIDVSNLKEGVYIIKIKFENEEQYSQKFIKK